A single genomic interval of Nostoc commune NIES-4072 harbors:
- a CDS encoding ABC transporter permease subunit: MTVTLKNKSSKKSLEVLFNKKIADPIIPWIVPFIVLILWEVASRTGLLSSRILPAPSSVVFTAFKLASTGELFQHMGISAARAISGFIVGGGIGFILGLLTGFSRIAEQLLDSSLQMLRTIPNLALIPLVILWFGIGDQARLFLVSIGVFFPIYLNTYHGIRSVDPALIEMGRVYGLKTSQLLWQIVFPGALSSILIGVRFSLGIMWLSLIVAEQIAADSGIGYMAMNAREFMQTDVVVLSIVIYALLGKLANSIAKALENKFLSWNPNYTSAG, translated from the coding sequence ATGACTGTTACTTTGAAAAATAAAAGCAGCAAAAAATCCCTAGAAGTATTATTCAACAAGAAAATTGCTGATCCAATCATCCCTTGGATAGTACCTTTTATAGTGCTAATACTTTGGGAAGTTGCTTCTAGAACTGGTTTACTTTCCAGCAGAATTCTTCCAGCACCAAGTAGTGTAGTTTTTACAGCATTTAAGTTAGCCTCAACTGGAGAGCTTTTCCAACACATGGGAATCAGTGCTGCACGCGCTATATCTGGTTTTATCGTTGGTGGCGGAATTGGCTTTATTTTGGGATTACTCACTGGGTTTTCTCGCATTGCAGAACAATTGTTAGATAGTTCTTTACAAATGCTGCGTACTATTCCCAACTTGGCATTAATTCCCCTAGTAATTTTATGGTTTGGGATTGGCGATCAAGCTAGATTATTTCTAGTTTCTATAGGTGTATTCTTTCCAATTTATCTTAATACCTATCATGGAATTCGTAGTGTAGATCCCGCTCTAATTGAAATGGGCAGAGTTTATGGCTTAAAAACATCCCAGCTTTTGTGGCAAATTGTTTTTCCAGGAGCTTTATCTTCAATTTTGATTGGCGTCCGCTTTTCTTTGGGGATTATGTGGCTATCGTTAATTGTAGCTGAACAAATTGCAGCAGATTCCGGCATTGGTTATATGGCAATGAACGCCCGTGAGTTTATGCAAACAGATGTTGTAGTGTTAAGTATTGTCATCTATGCACTGTTAGGTAAACTTGCAAATTCTATTGCCAAAGCTCTAGAAAACAAATTTTTATCATGGAATCCTAATTACACATCTGCTGGATAA
- a CDS encoding sulfonate ABC transporter substrate-binding protein produces the protein MFEFLFNRIIIYCKQWVISRFASQTRLLSSTPIQITGSFITGLCLSLLFAACTANNPSNTTTESANNSTQNKASVVRFGYQKSAILLKTKGLLEKRLQTEGASVEWIEFPAGPQLLEAMNVGSIDFGHTGESPPIFAQAAGAAITYIAGIAPSPASSAILVSKKSAIKTVNDLKGKKIAFQKGSSAHYMLVQILEKYGLKYSDIQPIYLPPADARAAFVKGSIDAWSIWDPFYAAAEKSADARVLIDGTGINKQGGFYLASQKFASQQPEIIKTLLEEIQNFEQWADQHRDEVAANLSPILGIDLETMQKTTKRRKFGITPITQELITLQQQVADKFYELKLIPKELNVKEAMLRPEQYAAFSPKTN, from the coding sequence ATGTTTGAATTTTTATTTAACCGCATAATAATCTATTGCAAACAATGGGTTATTTCCAGATTTGCTAGTCAAACACGGTTATTATCAAGTACTCCTATACAAATTACTGGATCTTTTATTACTGGCTTATGCCTCAGTTTACTATTTGCTGCGTGTACAGCAAATAATCCAAGTAATACTACAACTGAATCTGCCAATAATTCCACTCAAAATAAAGCATCAGTAGTCAGATTTGGCTATCAGAAATCAGCAATTCTCCTAAAAACTAAAGGGCTTTTAGAAAAGCGATTACAAACTGAAGGTGCATCTGTTGAATGGATTGAATTTCCGGCTGGCCCACAGCTTTTAGAAGCTATGAATGTTGGCAGTATTGACTTTGGGCATACTGGAGAATCGCCACCAATTTTTGCTCAGGCAGCAGGTGCTGCAATCACATATATTGCAGGAATTGCGCCAAGTCCTGCTAGTTCAGCAATTCTTGTTTCCAAAAAATCAGCTATCAAAACAGTCAACGATCTTAAGGGGAAAAAGATTGCTTTTCAAAAAGGTTCTAGCGCCCATTATATGCTGGTACAAATTTTAGAAAAATATGGTTTGAAATATAGTGATATTCAACCCATATATTTACCGCCAGCCGATGCTCGTGCCGCTTTTGTCAAAGGTAGTATTGATGCTTGGTCAATTTGGGACCCATTTTACGCAGCAGCCGAGAAATCTGCTGATGCGCGTGTATTAATTGATGGTACAGGAATTAATAAACAGGGAGGCTTTTATCTTGCTAGCCAAAAATTTGCTAGCCAGCAGCCAGAAATTATTAAGACATTACTAGAAGAAATTCAAAATTTTGAACAATGGGCTGATCAACATCGAGATGAAGTAGCTGCAAATCTCTCTCCCATTTTGGGCATTGATTTGGAAACAATGCAAAAAACTACTAAAAGAAGAAAGTTTGGCATCACACCAATTACTCAAGAATTAATTACTCTTCAGCAGCAAGTTGCTGATAAATTCTATGAACTGAAATTGATTCCCAAAGAACTTAACGTCAAAGAAGCGATGCTTAGACCTGAGCAATATGCAGCTTTTTCACCCAAAACTAATTGA
- a CDS encoding beta strand repeat-containing protein: MSIFTVTNTKNSDTGSLRQAILNANALAGKDIINFGGLFNDGLAHTISLTGSSLSITDDLSIQGTNPGILTISDNSADRVFDIGNGVTVAINGLTITNSYKNAGGGGAISNQGTLSVSNTTITGNTAEYGGAIFNQGTLSVSNSTITGNSATNNGGGIFSSGILSVDKSTISDNTAYREGGGIYNYVFKENGNRNIGIVTVSNSTIRANTAEYGGGGIFGYEFGTITVSKSLISDNSVSFRSNYYGGGGIFSSGILSVDRSSIIGNTAEYGGGIYGNYEGAITVSNSLISNNNAGKGGGIYSSVSLSVENSLISSNTAEYGGGIYDDISLNQGDGTITVNNSIISDNSAGTKGSGGGIYNEGTITVNNSLISENHGYLGGGIYNEGTITVSNSTIGNNYAKYGGAIYNPGFIIPGYRSPDVLVYGSITVENSTIKHNKATTGGGIYNQGVLSVSNSIISNNYARDYGGGIYNEPLGIVAVDYSTISGNQAHFGGGIYNTATLTVGNSTIKHNKAFGIELSFGSYESGRGGGIYNSSPGTATLDYSTINCNFDTPRKNSTKVIKLDNVVGKLLTKASRVKV, translated from the coding sequence ATGTCTATATTTACCGTAACTAACACCAAGAACAGTGATACAGGTTCTCTGCGGCAGGCAATTTTAAATGCCAATGCCTTGGCAGGAAAAGACATCATTAATTTTGGTGGACTGTTTAATGATGGACTCGCTCATACCATCAGTTTGACTGGTAGCAGTCTGAGTATCACAGATGACCTTAGCATTCAAGGCACAAATCCAGGCATACTAACTATTAGTGATAATAGTGCTGACCGTGTTTTTGACATTGGCAATGGTGTAACTGTTGCAATCAACGGGCTAACCATTACCAATAGCTACAAAAACGCCGGAGGAGGCGGTGCCATCTCCAATCAAGGCACTTTATCGGTGAGCAACACTACCATCACTGGCAATACTGCGGAATACGGCGGTGCTATCTTTAATCAAGGCACCCTATCGGTGAGTAACAGCACCATCACTGGCAATTCGGCGACAAACAACGGCGGCGGCATCTTCAGCTCTGGCATTCTATCAGTCGATAAAAGCACTATTAGTGACAACACTGCATATAGAGAAGGCGGCGGCATCTACAACTATGTTTTTAAGGAGAATGGCAACCGCAATATAGGCATCGTTACCGTGAGTAATAGCACCATTCGTGCCAACACTGCGGAATACGGAGGCGGCGGCATCTTTGGTTACGAGTTTGGCACTATAACGGTGAGTAAGAGCCTCATTAGTGACAACAGTGTTAGTTTCAGGTCTAACTACTACGGCGGCGGCGGCATCTTCAGTTCTGGCATCCTATCAGTGGATAGGAGTAGCATCATTGGCAACACTGCGGAATACGGCGGTGGTATCTATGGTAACTACGAAGGCGCTATAACCGTAAGTAACAGTCTCATCAGTAACAATAACGCCGGCAAGGGGGGCGGCATCTACAGCAGTGTTAGTCTCTCAGTAGAGAATAGTCTCATTAGTAGCAACACTGCGGAATACGGTGGTGGGATCTATGACGATATCAGTCTTAATCAGGGTGATGGCACTATAACGGTGAATAACAGCATCATTAGTGACAATTCGGCAGGTACAAAAGGCTCTGGTGGTGGTATCTACAACGAAGGCACTATAACTGTGAATAATAGTCTCATCAGTGAGAACCACGGCTACTTAGGCGGCGGTATCTACAACGAAGGCACTATAACCGTTAGTAATAGCACCATCGGTAATAACTATGCGAAATACGGCGGTGCCATCTATAACCCAGGCTTTATCATCCCCGGTTACCGTAGCCCAGATGTACTAGTATATGGCAGTATAACGGTGGAGAATAGTACTATCAAACACAATAAGGCTACCACTGGAGGTGGGATCTATAATCAAGGTGTTCTATCGGTAAGTAATAGTATTATTAGTAATAACTATGCTAGAGATTACGGTGGCGGTATCTATAACGAGCCGTTAGGAATCGTTGCCGTGGACTATAGTACCATTAGCGGCAATCAAGCACACTTTGGCGGTGGCATCTATAATACTGCCACCCTAACAGTGGGAAATAGCACTATCAAACACAATAAAGCTTTTGGGATCGAACTTAGTTTTGGTAGTTACGAGTCTGGACGTGGTGGCGGCATTTACAACTCTAGCCCTGGCACTGCTACACTGGACTACAGCACCATTAATTGTAACTTTGACACCCCACGAAAGAATTCAACTAAGGTTATCAAGCTGGATAATGTCGTAGGTAAATTGCTCACCAAAGCTTCACGCGTCAAAGTTTAA
- a CDS encoding SDR family NAD(P)-dependent oxidoreductase has translation MESTQDKWALVTGGNRGIGFAIAQGLLVKGYSIIITSRSLDNAKLAAQKLQPKVIPLELDVTDDRSINEAVKTLHQKIDRLDVLINNAGVYPDKDVNILTIDRELLDSTMNANTFGAIRMVQAFLPLLEKSPDARVINVSSGYGALGGLSYDVPSYCLSKLALNGATIMLAQALQSLGIVVNSICPGWVKTDMGGSSAPREPEQGADTAIWLATDAPRNINGKFLRDRKVISF, from the coding sequence ATGGAATCTACGCAAGACAAATGGGCATTAGTCACAGGTGGGAATCGAGGGATTGGGTTTGCGATCGCTCAAGGTCTACTAGTAAAAGGCTATTCGATAATTATCACTTCGCGATCGCTTGATAACGCAAAACTTGCGGCCCAAAAGCTTCAACCAAAGGTAATTCCTCTCGAATTGGATGTCACTGACGATCGCTCTATCAATGAAGCAGTAAAAACCCTGCACCAAAAGATTGATCGCTTAGACGTTTTGATCAATAATGCTGGCGTCTATCCAGACAAGGATGTAAATATTCTTACCATTGACCGTGAGTTACTTGATTCCACAATGAACGCCAACACCTTTGGCGCAATTCGGATGGTGCAGGCATTTTTGCCCCTGTTGGAAAAATCTCCTGATGCTAGAGTTATTAATGTTTCAAGTGGATATGGAGCATTAGGAGGCTTGTCTTACGATGTCCCAAGTTACTGCCTATCAAAGCTAGCATTGAATGGCGCAACGATCATGCTTGCACAAGCTTTGCAATCCCTTGGGATCGTCGTCAATTCCATTTGCCCGGGGTGGGTCAAAACAGATATGGGTGGTTCATCAGCACCGCGAGAGCCAGAACAAGGAGCCGACACTGCAATTTGGTTGGCTACTGATGCTCCACGCAATATAAACGGTAAATTTTTGCGCGATCGTAAAGTAATTTCTTTTTAA
- a CDS encoding pyridoxal-dependent decarboxylase has translation MPSQFKSSTTGGGVIQDSASSASLVALIAAREQLKADINQLVVYTSTQAHSSIEKAARVAGIKPENFHLIEVDADYRMCPELLQQQIVRDIQSGLIPFYIAATVGTTSSHAIDPLTEIGAIAQVHNIWLHVDGAMSGTAAICPEYQWIHQGLELADSYCFNPHKWMLTNFDCTCFYVKDRAKLIHALSIMPEFLKNQASTSGKVINKAIYSTQ, from the coding sequence ATTCCCTCGCAGTTTAAATCTTCGACCACAGGAGGAGGAGTAATTCAAGACTCAGCCAGTAGTGCTTCTTTAGTAGCTTTGATAGCAGCCAGAGAACAGTTAAAAGCAGATATTAATCAACTGGTTGTGTATACTTCTACGCAAGCACACTCTTCAATTGAGAAAGCTGCCAGAGTAGCGGGAATTAAGCCAGAAAATTTTCATTTAATTGAGGTTGATGCTGATTATAGAATGTGTCCAGAATTACTACAACAGCAAATTGTTAGAGATATTCAATCTGGGTTAATCCCTTTTTATATTGCTGCTACTGTGGGGACAACCTCATCTCATGCCATAGATCCATTAACAGAAATAGGTGCGATCGCTCAAGTACATAACATTTGGCTCCATGTTGATGGCGCAATGAGTGGTACAGCAGCTATATGTCCTGAGTATCAGTGGATTCATCAAGGATTAGAACTAGCAGACAGCTATTGCTTTAATCCTCATAAATGGATGCTAACTAATTTTGATTGTACCTGTTTTTATGTCAAAGATCGAGCTAAACTAATTCATGCACTATCTATCATGCCTGAATTTCTCAAAAATCAAGCTAGCACCTCTGGTAAAGTTATAAATAAAGCTATCTATTCCACCCAATAG
- a CDS encoding cytochrome-c peroxidase: MVAVIAGNSVSAQVTGSPPVSLKSVSVPEPDNLGDFVKNKAAAIKLGKTLFWDIQVGSDGVTSCATCHFHAGADNRSINQISPGLLRVNADRTENPDIIFNTGGAPNYQLRKEDFPFHKLSNPNDSTTVVSDSNDVSSSQGVANTKFVGVIPGSSRDLETSEPDPVFKVAGINVRRVQPRNTPTVINAAFNFRNFWDGRAQDIFNGVNPFGLRDPNASVVKAENPNQLKFVKVSLNNASLASQAVGPPLSSFESSADGRTFQEIGGKFGPIDLSKFIFVNNSLGPLENILSIGGTKLPRVLGQKLSGLTPLGKQIVHPQDSVLGADSNSPQPGLKDKTYEQLIQDAFKPEWWNSNQLIQVDAEGKRTFVNQPDNSSQTNEYRLLDYNFSLFFGLAVQLYESTLIANDTPYDRFLEGNTTALTVQQQRGKQLFEGKAACIFCHSGLELTSASVSNVKNQRLRATTSTPRNVSDRGFFNIGVRPTLEDISLGGKDPFGNPLSESGVAALGKFPLLFGSSPNITVSSNDTVVADGQFKVPALRNIELTAPYFHNGGYLTLPQVVDFYNRGGDFRQDGVLRPLGLSETEKEDLVAFLKGLTDERVVSEKAPFDHPQLFVPNGHLGNSMFVANDGTGKAADNLLEIPAVGKNGGNGTPNFLN, encoded by the coding sequence ATGGTAGCAGTAATAGCTGGAAATAGTGTATCCGCGCAGGTTACGGGGTCGCCTCCAGTTTCGCTCAAGAGCGTATCGGTTCCAGAACCTGATAATCTTGGAGACTTTGTAAAAAACAAAGCAGCTGCAATCAAGTTAGGAAAGACTCTTTTTTGGGATATACAAGTTGGCAGCGACGGAGTGACTTCCTGTGCTACTTGTCACTTCCATGCTGGAGCCGACAATAGATCCATAAATCAGATTTCTCCGGGGCTTTTGCGGGTTAACGCTGATCGTACAGAGAATCCAGATATAATTTTTAATACAGGTGGTGCGCCAAACTACCAGCTAAGGAAAGAGGATTTTCCCTTTCACAAGCTGTCAAATCCAAATGATTCTACGACTGTGGTATCTGACAGTAACGATGTTAGCTCCTCTCAAGGAGTCGCAAATACAAAATTTGTTGGTGTTATACCTGGTAGCTCAAGAGACCTAGAAACAAGTGAGCCAGATCCAGTGTTTAAAGTGGCAGGTATCAATGTGCGCCGCGTCCAGCCGCGTAATACGCCAACTGTAATTAATGCAGCATTCAACTTCCGCAACTTCTGGGATGGAAGGGCACAAGATATCTTTAATGGGGTGAATCCCTTCGGTTTAAGAGACCCTAACGCCTCTGTAGTGAAAGCAGAAAACCCAAATCAGCTTAAATTTGTCAAAGTCAGCCTGAATAATGCGTCTTTGGCTTCCCAGGCAGTCGGCCCGCCACTCAGTTCCTTCGAGTCGTCTGCTGATGGTCGCACTTTTCAAGAAATTGGTGGTAAGTTTGGTCCAATTGACCTCAGCAAATTTATATTTGTCAACAACTCGCTGGGTCCACTGGAAAATATTCTGTCAATCGGGGGTACAAAGCTCCCCAGAGTCCTGGGGCAAAAGTTGTCTGGACTCACACCACTAGGCAAACAGATTGTGCATCCACAAGATAGCGTTTTAGGTGCAGACAGTAACTCGCCTCAACCCGGACTTAAGGATAAAACCTACGAGCAGCTGATTCAAGATGCCTTTAAGCCAGAGTGGTGGAACTCTAATCAACTCATCCAAGTTGATGCTGAAGGTAAACGAACTTTTGTTAACCAACCAGATAACTCTTCCCAAACCAATGAGTACAGGCTGTTGGATTATAACTTCTCGCTATTCTTTGGGCTTGCAGTTCAGTTGTACGAGTCTACACTCATTGCCAACGATACGCCCTACGATCGCTTCTTAGAAGGAAATACCACTGCCCTCACCGTCCAGCAGCAACGAGGCAAACAACTATTCGAGGGTAAAGCTGCCTGCATCTTCTGCCATAGTGGGTTGGAACTCACCAGCGCCTCGGTTAGCAACGTCAAAAATCAAAGACTTAGAGCCACCACCAGCACTCCCAGAAATGTCTCAGACAGAGGTTTCTTCAACATCGGTGTTAGACCCACCCTAGAAGATATCAGTCTTGGTGGTAAAGACCCATTTGGTAATCCGCTTTCGGAGTCGGGGGTAGCTGCTTTGGGGAAATTCCCACTACTTTTTGGTTCAAGCCCCAATATTACAGTTAGTTCCAATGACACAGTAGTTGCAGACGGACAGTTTAAGGTTCCTGCACTACGCAATATAGAACTCACAGCTCCTTACTTCCACAATGGTGGCTATTTGACTTTGCCACAAGTGGTAGACTTCTATAATCGTGGTGGAGATTTCCGCCAGGACGGGGTTCTCCGCCCATTGGGATTAAGCGAAACTGAAAAAGAGGACTTGGTAGCTTTCCTAAAAGGACTCACTGATGAGCGAGTTGTCTCTGAGAAAGCGCCCTTTGACCACCCGCAGCTGTTCGTTCCTAATGGACATCTAGGTAACTCTATGTTTGTTGCCAATGATGGTACTGGCAAAGCTGCTGATAACCTACTAGAAATTCCTGCTGTAGGTAAGAATGGTGGTAACGGTACTCCAAATTTCCTGAACTAA
- the pip gene encoding prolyl aminopeptidase: MRELYPAIEPYLEGNLQVSDLHIIHFEESGNPQGQPIVLLHGGPGGACPAFYRQYFHPEKWRLVMFDQRGCGQSTPHAELRENTTWDLVSDIEKLRQHLGIEKWVVFGGSWGSTLSLAYSQTHPSRCTGLILRGIFMLRQKELRWFYQEGASYIFPDAWEEYLKPIPIDERDDLIAAYYKRLTNPDLEIQLTAARAWSIWEGSTSRLFLDPELMEKFGENEFASAFARIECHYFMNKGFFETEDQLLLNVDRIRHIPAVIVQGRYDVVCPMISAWELHRAWPEAEFIVVPDAGHSMSEPGISSALIEATDNI; the protein is encoded by the coding sequence ATGCGAGAACTTTACCCAGCGATCGAGCCTTACTTAGAAGGTAATTTACAGGTTTCTGACCTTCATATCATTCATTTTGAAGAATCAGGCAACCCCCAAGGTCAACCCATCGTTTTGCTGCATGGAGGCCCTGGTGGTGCATGTCCAGCTTTTTATCGGCAATATTTCCACCCAGAAAAATGGCGGTTAGTCATGTTTGACCAGCGCGGTTGTGGTCAAAGTACGCCTCATGCAGAATTACGAGAAAACACCACTTGGGATTTAGTCAGTGATATCGAAAAACTGCGCCAACATTTAGGTATAGAAAAGTGGGTGGTCTTCGGTGGAAGTTGGGGTAGTACTTTATCATTAGCCTACAGTCAAACCCATCCCTCTCGCTGCACGGGATTAATTCTGCGTGGTATCTTCATGCTGAGGCAAAAAGAGTTGCGCTGGTTTTACCAAGAGGGTGCTAGCTATATTTTTCCTGATGCTTGGGAAGAATATCTCAAACCAATTCCCATAGATGAACGTGATGATTTAATCGCAGCATATTACAAACGCTTGACCAATCCAGATTTAGAAATTCAATTAACAGCAGCGCGTGCTTGGTCAATTTGGGAAGGTAGTACAAGTAGACTTTTCTTAGATCCAGAACTCATGGAAAAGTTTGGCGAGAATGAATTTGCTTCAGCTTTCGCACGTATTGAATGCCATTACTTTATGAATAAGGGATTTTTTGAAACAGAAGATCAATTACTTTTAAATGTAGACCGTATCCGCCATATTCCGGCTGTAATTGTTCAGGGACGCTATGATGTAGTTTGTCCAATGATATCAGCTTGGGAATTACATCGCGCTTGGCCGGAAGCCGAATTTATAGTGGTTCCTGATGCCGGACATTCGATGAGTGAACCAGGAATCAGTAGTGCTTTGATTGAAGCAACAGATAATATTTAA
- a CDS encoding iron uptake porin translates to MSNLLWKTLVLSPVVLGVTVLVSARAMATKVPASSEGIKAKVAQAEAPIASSASIFIQTEPLKVNRQLVAQKTDENKVLEEVNRYSSEGKKQNSLSQVTSVSQFSDVQPTDWAFQALQSLVERYGCIAGYPNSTYRGNRALTRYEFAAGLNACLDRVNELIATATADLVTKQDLATLQRLQEEFSAELATLRGRVDAVEARTAELEANQFSTTTKLVGEAIFAVTDIFGGNTGDANNTVFQDRVRLDLQTSFTGKDVLHTRLAAGNAQAFSRRDNVNGDLNTSEGTQTFQLNGGSTNNNVNIDWLAYYVPIGPAQVYLAATGGIHSDYVATNNPYFEDYDGGNGALSTFASESPIYRIGGGAGAALTLPFGSGGSFFKPSSLTVGYLASNANNPGANQGLLEGNYAALGQLNFSVGDRLAFAATYVHGYHGAGSIGLFDAGGGLTTGANPVVGTNQANTLQNASSSNSYGVSAAFRPSDKLSISGFVSYHDVTGFGANDDYEAWSYGVGIALPDFGKPGNVLGIFAGAEPYSFNRTGLAPNLAGNDIPYHFEGFYKYRVSDNISITPGVIWLTSPGQNSGNDDAIIGTLRTTFTF, encoded by the coding sequence ATGTCTAATCTATTGTGGAAAACTCTGGTACTAAGCCCAGTAGTTTTGGGAGTGACGGTGTTGGTTTCCGCTAGGGCTATGGCTACTAAAGTACCAGCCTCTTCTGAAGGTATAAAGGCAAAAGTTGCTCAGGCAGAAGCACCAATAGCTTCTAGCGCTTCAATATTCATCCAAACAGAGCCACTAAAAGTTAATCGGCAGTTGGTTGCCCAAAAGACTGATGAAAATAAGGTTTTAGAAGAAGTTAACCGCTATAGCAGTGAAGGCAAGAAGCAGAATTCACTGTCTCAAGTCACATCAGTTTCTCAGTTTTCTGATGTACAACCTACTGACTGGGCATTCCAAGCTTTACAATCCCTAGTTGAACGTTACGGTTGTATTGCTGGATACCCTAATAGCACTTACCGTGGTAACCGGGCATTGACGCGTTATGAATTTGCCGCAGGTTTGAATGCTTGTTTAGATCGGGTTAATGAACTGATTGCCACAGCAACGGCTGATTTGGTGACAAAACAGGATTTAGCAACCCTCCAACGTTTGCAAGAGGAATTTTCGGCAGAACTAGCAACTCTGCGTGGTCGAGTAGATGCTGTAGAAGCACGGACTGCTGAACTGGAAGCAAATCAGTTTTCGACCACCACAAAATTGGTGGGTGAAGCTATTTTTGCTGTTACTGATATTTTTGGCGGTAATACTGGCGATGCTAACAATACTGTCTTCCAAGATAGGGTACGTTTAGATTTGCAAACCAGCTTCACGGGTAAAGACGTTTTACACACTCGTCTTGCAGCCGGTAATGCACAAGCCTTCTCAAGAAGAGATAATGTTAATGGGGATCTCAATACTTCTGAAGGTACACAAACATTTCAACTCAACGGTGGAAGCACCAATAACAATGTCAATATAGATTGGCTGGCGTATTACGTACCCATCGGCCCAGCCCAAGTTTACTTGGCGGCTACCGGAGGTATTCATAGCGATTATGTTGCCACTAACAACCCTTACTTTGAGGACTATGATGGCGGTAATGGTGCTTTGTCTACCTTTGCTTCTGAAAGTCCCATCTATCGCATTGGTGGTGGTGCAGGTGCAGCACTGACTTTACCCTTTGGTAGCGGTGGCAGTTTTTTCAAACCAAGTTCACTGACTGTAGGCTACTTAGCGTCAAATGCTAATAATCCTGGCGCAAATCAAGGTTTGCTTGAAGGTAACTATGCAGCTCTTGGACAGTTGAACTTTAGTGTTGGCGATCGCTTGGCTTTTGCTGCTACCTACGTTCACGGTTATCATGGAGCCGGAAGCATTGGTTTATTTGATGCAGGTGGTGGTTTGACGACTGGTGCTAACCCTGTCGTAGGTACTAATCAAGCTAACACTCTCCAAAACGCATCTTCTAGTAATTCTTATGGCGTCTCGGCAGCCTTCAGACCCAGCGACAAACTGTCAATTAGTGGCTTCGTTTCTTACCACGATGTCACAGGCTTCGGTGCAAATGATGATTATGAAGCTTGGAGCTACGGAGTTGGGATAGCCTTACCTGACTTCGGTAAGCCGGGTAACGTTTTAGGTATTTTTGCTGGCGCAGAACCTTATTCCTTTAACCGGACAGGTTTAGCTCCTAATCTTGCTGGTAATGATATACCTTATCACTTTGAAGGCTTTTACAAGTATCGCGTATCAGATAACATTTCAATCACCCCTGGTGTTATCTGGTTGACCTCGCCTGGTCAAAATAGCGGTAACGACGATGCCATTATCGGTACGCTAAGAACAACTTTCACCTTCTAA
- a CDS encoding HMA2 domain-containing protein yields the protein MTKNISNREKLNIFAKISPNLISTPQSNEDNQSPSKAIAQPSGALQIVHVTTGRVRLRTTDSSLNSILDNIAQDLRSIEGVREVSVNEQTGSLVVNFDKDKLSLPQILALKSDLDIQLPQASSDSASKTDPFAAWKSPSFWKEQGISLIPMMTGLAVTGGLGIHGWVSIPVYMIAADATRGVIGYLGSQVPTLEKKEANHTSSAIKGDISESTIQQENSKVVAPAKIDYSVVHQIPGRIRLNVPKIAQDRAYGRRLERIVKTDAQVTSLRINFDAASIAIAYQSRDIPLSYWVSLMELALEINPPTVGMTTANQPLEEISQTPEVTDVTTANQTTPELSSLWSSLKSPAMSFSLGIMANLPLGT from the coding sequence ATGACTAAAAATATCAGTAATCGTGAAAAATTAAACATTTTTGCTAAAATATCTCCTAATTTAATCTCTACACCACAAAGCAACGAAGATAATCAGAGTCCAAGTAAAGCGATCGCACAGCCTTCAGGTGCCTTGCAAATAGTTCATGTAACTACCGGGCGCGTGCGACTGCGTACTACTGACAGTAGTCTTAACTCAATATTAGACAACATAGCCCAAGATTTACGCTCCATAGAAGGAGTGAGGGAAGTTAGCGTAAATGAACAAACGGGTAGTTTGGTAGTTAATTTTGATAAAGATAAGCTCTCATTACCACAAATTTTGGCGCTAAAATCCGATCTTGATATCCAACTGCCGCAGGCTTCATCTGATTCAGCTAGCAAGACCGATCCCTTTGCAGCTTGGAAATCGCCTTCATTTTGGAAAGAGCAGGGTATTTCCTTAATTCCGATGATGACAGGCTTGGCGGTAACTGGAGGTTTGGGAATTCATGGCTGGGTATCGATTCCAGTTTATATGATTGCGGCGGATGCAACCCGTGGTGTAATTGGTTATCTTGGCTCTCAAGTTCCGACATTAGAAAAAAAAGAAGCTAATCATACTAGTTCGGCGATAAAAGGTGATATATCCGAATCAACTATCCAACAAGAAAATAGTAAGGTAGTAGCACCTGCAAAAATTGACTACAGCGTAGTTCATCAAATTCCCGGACGTATTCGATTGAATGTGCCAAAAATTGCCCAAGATCGAGCTTATGGGCGGCGGCTTGAGAGAATAGTGAAAACCGATGCTCAAGTTACCAGCCTGCGTATAAATTTTGACGCTGCATCGATTGCGATCGCTTATCAGTCTCGTGATATTCCATTATCTTATTGGGTGAGTCTGATGGAATTAGCTTTGGAGATAAACCCACCAACAGTAGGGATGACAACGGCTAACCAACCCCTAGAAGAAATTAGTCAGACTCCTGAAGTTACAGACGTAACAACAGCAAACCAAACAACTCCAGAGCTATCTAGTCTGTGGAGTAGCCTAAAATCGCCTGCGATGTCTTTCTCATTAGGTATTATGGCGAACTTACCCTTGGGAACTTAA